In Xenorhabdus poinarii G6, the following are encoded in one genomic region:
- the prmB gene encoding 50S ribosomal protein L3 N(5)-glutamine methyltransferase: protein MDKILVDEADAVAELHTILDMLRWSTSRFNESNIYCGHTTCHPWDEALQLVLPTLHLPLDIPDSMMASRLTVTERQRIVELVLRRIHDRVPVAYLINRAWFCGHEFYVDERVLIPRSLVRDVIENRFEGLISRQPSTILDLCTGSGCIAIACAHAFPEAEVDAVDISPDALAVAEINIENHRLSHRVIPIRSDLFHDMPPVKYDIIVTNPPYVDEEDINDLPREYHHEPELAMEAGVDGLRLALRILATAPDFLAEEGILVCEVGNSMVHLIEQYPDVPFKWLTFEHDYGDGVFVLTRQQLVEYHEYFQQFKD, encoded by the coding sequence TTGGATAAGATTTTAGTCGATGAGGCGGATGCTGTTGCAGAGCTGCATACCATTTTAGATATGTTGCGTTGGTCTACCAGCCGTTTTAACGAGTCGAATATTTATTGTGGACATACCACCTGTCATCCGTGGGATGAAGCTTTACAGTTAGTTCTTCCTACGCTGCATTTGCCGCTGGATATTCCCGATTCTATGATGGCTTCACGTCTGACAGTCACAGAGCGTCAGCGCATTGTGGAACTTGTTTTGCGTCGTATTCATGACCGTGTTCCGGTTGCTTATTTAATCAATCGAGCCTGGTTCTGTGGTCATGAATTTTATGTCGATGAGCGGGTTTTGATTCCGCGTTCATTGGTCAGGGATGTGATTGAAAACCGCTTTGAAGGGCTTATCTCACGTCAGCCATCGACAATTTTAGATCTTTGTACGGGAAGCGGTTGTATTGCTATTGCCTGTGCCCATGCCTTCCCTGAAGCTGAAGTGGATGCCGTTGATATTTCGCCTGATGCGTTGGCCGTTGCAGAAATAAATATCGAGAATCATCGACTTTCCCACCGCGTCATCCCGATTCGCTCAGATCTATTTCATGATATGCCGCCAGTGAAATACGATATCATTGTGACGAATCCGCCTTATGTTGATGAGGAAGATATCAATGATTTACCTAGAGAATATCACCATGAACCTGAGTTAGCGATGGAAGCCGGTGTTGATGGCTTGAGGCTGGCTCTGCGTATTCTTGCCACCGCTCCCGATTTCCTGGCAGAAGAGGGAATACTGGTCTGTGAAGTAGGTAACAGTATGGTACACCTGATTGAGCAATACCCTGACGTACCATTCAAGTGGCTGACATTCGAACATGATTATGGTGACGGTGTTTTCGTGCTGACTCGCCAGCAGCTTGTTGAGTATCACGAATATTTCCAGCAATTCAAAGACTGA
- the aroC gene encoding chorismate synthase: protein MAGNSIGQFFRVTTFGESHGIALGCVVDGVPPGIAISEADLQIDLDRRRPGTSRYTTQRRELDQVRILSGVFDGVTTGTSMGLIIENTDQRSQDYSAIKDVFRPGHADYTYEQKYGLRDYRGGGRSSARETAMRVAAGAIAKKYLFEQHGIRIRACLTQMGNIHCELKDWAIVEQNPFFCPDESKLAELDELLRALKKEGDSIGAKVSIVAENVPVGLGEPVFDRLDADLAHALMSINAVKGVEIGDGFAVVNLRGSENRDEMTAKGFTSNHAGGILGGISSSQPIVAHIALKPTSSIMVPGKTINRQGEEVEMVTRGRHDPCVGIRAVPIAEAMMAIVLMDHLLRQQAQCANVTPPLPRW, encoded by the coding sequence ATGGCAGGAAACAGTATTGGTCAGTTTTTTCGTGTCACCACATTTGGTGAATCTCATGGCATTGCACTGGGGTGCGTTGTTGATGGTGTCCCACCCGGTATTGCGATTAGCGAAGCCGACTTGCAAATTGATCTGGACAGACGTCGACCGGGAACCTCCCGTTACACGACTCAGCGTCGTGAACTCGATCAAGTCCGTATTCTTTCCGGTGTTTTTGATGGCGTAACAACCGGCACCAGTATGGGGCTGATCATTGAAAACACCGATCAGCGTTCACAAGATTACAGTGCGATTAAAGATGTTTTCCGCCCCGGCCATGCTGACTATACCTACGAACAAAAATATGGGCTGCGCGATTATCGTGGCGGCGGGCGTTCATCTGCCCGGGAAACCGCGATGCGTGTTGCCGCAGGTGCCATTGCTAAAAAATACCTATTCGAACAACACGGTATCCGTATTCGCGCCTGCCTGACCCAAATGGGCAATATTCATTGTGAACTGAAAGACTGGGCTATTGTTGAACAAAATCCTTTTTTCTGCCCGGATGAGAGTAAGTTAGCTGAACTTGATGAATTGCTGAGAGCATTGAAAAAAGAGGGTGATTCCATTGGGGCGAAAGTCAGTATTGTGGCTGAAAACGTCCCCGTAGGATTAGGGGAACCCGTGTTTGACCGCCTGGATGCAGATCTCGCCCATGCCCTGATGAGTATTAACGCTGTCAAAGGTGTCGAAATTGGTGACGGTTTTGCTGTTGTCAATTTACGCGGCAGCGAGAATCGCGATGAAATGACGGCGAAGGGATTTACCAGTAATCATGCGGGCGGCATTTTAGGCGGGATTAGCAGTAGCCAACCGATAGTTGCACATATTGCACTAAAACCAACATCCAGCATTATGGTGCCGGGCAAAACCATTAATCGCCAGGGCGAAGAAGTCGAAATGGTGACCCGTGGCCGACATGATCCCTGCGTGGGAATTCGGGCAGTGCCGATTGCCGAAGCAATGATGGCGATTGTGCTGATGGATCACTTACTACGTCAGCAGGCACAATGTGCCAATGTGACACCGCCGCTTCCACGTTGGTAG
- a CDS encoding sulfite exporter TauE/SafE family protein: MEWTLLGSEIYGFLFLVAMVAGFVDSIAGGGGLLTIPALMSVGISPVQALATSKLQAVGSSLSASLYFIRRGVIDLRLQRFAIVMTVMGAMIGALLVQFISPDFLRYLLPVLVIIIGLYFLLMPNIGAEDRQRRLGPIAFGCFIGAGIGFYDGIFGPGTGSFFALSYVMLCGYNLAKATAHAKVLNFASNIGALGFFIFGGQVLWLVGFVMLIGQIIGARIGASLVLSKGQKLIRPMLVTISFLMSIKLLYDHHGDTLRAWLAFYF, translated from the coding sequence ATGGAATGGACATTATTAGGATCAGAGATTTACGGTTTCCTCTTTTTGGTGGCGATGGTTGCAGGGTTTGTTGATTCCATTGCTGGGGGTGGTGGATTATTGACCATTCCGGCGTTAATGTCAGTGGGCATTTCCCCTGTCCAGGCATTGGCAACGAGTAAATTACAGGCGGTGGGGAGCTCGTTATCGGCCAGTCTGTATTTTATTCGCCGGGGCGTTATCGATTTACGTCTCCAGCGTTTTGCGATCGTGATGACGGTCATGGGTGCCATGATCGGTGCGTTGCTGGTGCAATTTATTTCCCCCGATTTTTTGCGCTATTTATTGCCTGTGCTGGTGATCATTATTGGCCTTTATTTTTTATTGATGCCGAATATCGGGGCAGAAGATCGGCAACGTCGTCTTGGCCCCATCGCATTTGGTTGTTTTATCGGTGCTGGCATCGGCTTTTACGATGGCATATTCGGGCCGGGTACCGGATCTTTTTTCGCACTCTCATATGTCATGCTGTGCGGCTACAATTTGGCCAAAGCAACGGCGCATGCCAAGGTATTGAACTTTGCATCTAACATCGGTGCGTTGGGGTTCTTTATTTTTGGCGGGCAGGTTTTATGGCTAGTGGGTTTTGTCATGCTGATAGGTCAGATAATTGGCGCGCGGATAGGCGCCAGTTTGGTGCTAAGCAAAGGGCAAAAGCTCATTCGTCCAATGTTGGTGACTATCTCTTTTTTGATGAGCATCAAACTGCTTTATGACCATCATGGCGATACGCTCCGCGCCTGGCTGGCATTTTATTTTTGA
- a CDS encoding elongation factor P hydroxylase has protein sequence MIAHHYQQLIEIFDNCFSHDYNTRLIKGDDEPIYLPADDTVSYHRILFAHGFYASGMHEISHWCIAGEARRKQVDFGYWYCPDGRDSETQRKFEDVEIKPQSLEWLFCVAAGFPFNVSCDNLNGDVEPDRLAFQRKVHGQVMQYLENGIPTRAARFIQGLQSFYNTPPLKAEHFPYPEDLFAH, from the coding sequence ATGATTGCACATCATTATCAACAACTGATTGAAATTTTTGATAATTGCTTTAGTCACGATTATAACACCCGCTTGATAAAAGGTGATGATGAGCCGATTTATCTCCCCGCGGATGATACCGTGAGTTATCACCGAATCCTGTTTGCGCATGGCTTTTATGCCAGTGGAATGCACGAAATTTCTCATTGGTGCATTGCAGGGGAAGCGCGCCGGAAACAGGTCGATTTTGGTTACTGGTATTGCCCTGACGGGCGGGATAGCGAGACGCAGCGGAAATTTGAGGACGTGGAGATCAAACCGCAGTCACTAGAATGGTTATTCTGTGTCGCCGCGGGATTTCCCTTTAATGTCAGTTGTGACAACCTTAACGGGGATGTGGAGCCGGATCGCCTGGCTTTTCAGCGAAAAGTGCATGGGCAGGTTATGCAATACCTTGAAAATGGGATACCGACGCGAGCGGCACGCTTTATTCAAGGTCTGCAATCGTTTTACAATACGCCGCCATTAAAAGCAGAGCATTTTCCTTATCCGGAAGATCTCTTTGCTCATTGA
- a CDS encoding YfcL family protein, translated as MLAEFETRILAQIDDMVEHASDDELFAGGYLRGHLTLAVAELEQEGANTVEQLHQRVEESVHKAIKAGELAPPDQVLVLATWQKLLDKVKA; from the coding sequence ATGCTCGCAGAGTTTGAAACACGTATTCTGGCGCAAATTGACGATATGGTTGAACATGCCAGTGATGACGAATTATTTGCTGGGGGATACCTCCGCGGGCATCTGACACTGGCGGTGGCTGAATTAGAACAAGAAGGCGCAAACACGGTGGAACAGCTTCACCAGCGCGTTGAAGAAAGTGTCCATAAAGCGATTAAAGCGGGAGAATTGGCGCCACCTGACCAGGTTTTGGTTTTGGCAACTTGGCAAAAACTGCTGGATAAGGTGAAAGCCTAA
- the mnmC gene encoding bifunctional tRNA (5-methylaminomethyl-2-thiouridine)(34)-methyltransferase MnmD/FAD-dependent 5-carboxymethylaminomethyl-2-thiouridine(34) oxidoreductase MnmC yields the protein MAHQTISSATLSWNEQGTPISAQFDDVYFSNQDGLAETLYVFLQGNHFPQRFNTHSRPECVIAETGFGTGLNFLTLWRSFSHFRQQNPESTLKRLHYISFEKYPLTPDDLKTAHQRWPELAEFSAQLCQQWPLPLAGCQRLILDNGAITLDLWFGDVNDLLPKIRSNLTGKVDAWFLDGFAPAKNPQMWSEQLFAAMATFCRPEGTFATFTSAGLVRRGLQQAGFTVTKIKGFGRKREMLTGTLSSLSGSSPFAHTPWFARKAATHLDDIAIIGGGIASALTALALLRRGAKVTLYCQDAQPAQNASGNQQGALYPLLNGNGDPLERFFTSAFTFARRQYDLLADTHVRFDHQWCGVSQVAYDEKSANKISKMLRTAWPDEIALSMHRTQLSQVSGLEVNYDGIHYPQGGWLCPAQLTQAAIKLAEQRGMQVYLHHQVTQLNQNENGWQLQVQYQGNRQDKNHTVVIIANGHCLPQFEQTEKLPVTAVRGQVSHIPTTNNLRQLNSVLCYDGYMTPVNPSNQYHCIGASYQRHQLDTQYSSDEQHENRERLLKCFPDVDWPQQVDISEKKSRQAIRCVIRDHMPMIGNVPVFSELMEKYANLSQHIRANKMIEESPCYANLFVIGALGSRGLCSAPLGAELLASQIFGEALPLDDETLAALHPNRFWVRKQLRGKSVTQKNNDAAKQ from the coding sequence GTGGCACACCAGACTATCAGCAGCGCAACCTTAAGCTGGAATGAACAGGGCACGCCCATTTCAGCGCAATTTGATGATGTTTATTTTTCAAATCAAGATGGCTTAGCAGAAACTTTATATGTCTTTTTGCAAGGCAATCATTTTCCTCAACGCTTTAACACCCATTCGCGGCCAGAGTGTGTTATTGCCGAAACTGGATTCGGTACCGGATTGAATTTTCTGACATTATGGCGGAGTTTTTCTCATTTTAGACAACAAAATCCTGAATCCACATTAAAACGACTCCATTATATCAGTTTTGAAAAATACCCATTAACACCCGATGACTTAAAAACCGCCCACCAGCGGTGGCCTGAACTTGCTGAGTTTTCCGCACAATTGTGCCAACAATGGCCCTTACCTTTAGCGGGCTGCCAGCGGTTAATTCTGGATAATGGCGCAATAACGCTGGATCTTTGGTTTGGCGATGTCAATGATCTCTTACCGAAGATAAGATCAAACCTGACAGGGAAAGTGGATGCCTGGTTTTTAGACGGTTTCGCACCGGCCAAAAACCCACAAATGTGGAGTGAACAGTTGTTCGCTGCAATGGCAACATTTTGCCGTCCTGAAGGGACATTTGCCACATTCACCTCGGCTGGTCTCGTCCGCCGAGGATTACAGCAAGCGGGCTTTACGGTCACAAAAATAAAAGGCTTTGGGCGCAAAAGAGAGATGCTAACGGGTACCTTATCTTCACTCAGTGGTTCTTCCCCTTTCGCTCATACACCATGGTTTGCCCGCAAAGCCGCCACGCATCTTGATGATATTGCCATTATTGGCGGCGGTATTGCCAGTGCATTGACAGCACTTGCGCTATTACGCCGGGGTGCCAAAGTCACACTCTATTGTCAGGACGCACAACCGGCACAGAATGCATCAGGTAACCAACAAGGCGCGCTTTACCCTTTACTGAACGGTAACGGCGATCCATTAGAACGTTTCTTTACCTCTGCATTTACTTTTGCCCGCCGTCAATATGATCTGCTCGCTGACACCCATGTTAGGTTTGACCACCAGTGGTGTGGCGTCAGCCAAGTGGCTTATGATGAAAAAAGTGCAAATAAAATAAGCAAAATGTTACGGACAGCATGGCCAGACGAAATCGCACTGAGTATGCATCGCACTCAATTAAGTCAGGTCAGCGGGTTAGAGGTGAATTATGATGGTATTCACTATCCGCAAGGCGGGTGGCTGTGCCCGGCACAACTCACCCAGGCAGCAATCAAACTTGCTGAACAACGTGGAATGCAAGTTTATTTGCATCATCAAGTGACACAGCTTAATCAAAACGAAAACGGCTGGCAGTTACAGGTTCAATATCAAGGAAACCGGCAAGACAAAAATCATACTGTCGTCATTATTGCTAACGGCCACTGTTTACCACAATTTGAGCAAACTGAAAAACTCCCTGTTACGGCTGTTCGTGGCCAGGTTAGCCATATTCCAACAACCAATAATCTGCGTCAATTAAACAGTGTGCTGTGCTACGACGGTTATATGACACCGGTTAATCCTAGTAATCAATATCACTGTATTGGCGCCAGTTATCAGCGTCATCAGTTGGATACGCAATACTCTTCTGATGAACAACACGAAAATCGTGAGCGTTTATTAAAATGTTTTCCCGATGTTGACTGGCCACAGCAAGTTGATATCTCAGAAAAAAAATCCCGTCAGGCCATACGTTGTGTCATCCGGGATCACATGCCAATGATTGGTAACGTTCCTGTTTTCAGTGAGCTTATGGAGAAATATGCCAATTTATCTCAACACATACGTGCCAATAAAATGATTGAAGAATCACCTTGTTATGCCAATTTATTTGTGATTGGTGCGTTAGGTTCACGGGGGTTGTGTTCCGCACCTTTAGGGGCAGAATTACTGGCCAGCCAAATTTTCGGAGAAGCCCTGCCGCTTGATGATGAAACATTAGCGGCTTTACACCCAAACCGCTTTTGGGTCAGAAAACAGTTACGTGGCAAATCCGTTACACAGAAAAACAATGACGCGGCAAAGCAATAA
- the fabB gene encoding beta-ketoacyl-ACP synthase I, with protein sequence MKRAVITGLGIVSSIGNNQKEVLESLKEGRSGITFSEKFKEMGMRSHVWGNVKLDTSGLIDRKTLRFMSDASIYAYLAMDEAIKDSGLSDEQVSDFRTGLVVGSGGGSPYNQVAGSDGMRARGLRGVGPYMVTRAMASGVSACLATPFKIKGVNYSISSACSTSAHCIGHAVELIQLGKQDIIFAGGGEELSWEMACEFDAMGALSTKYNETPELASRTYDQSRDGFVIAGGGGIVVVEELEHALARGAHIYAEIVGYGANSDGADMVAPSGEGAVRCMKMALEGVEGGVDYINTHGTSTPIGDLKELEAIRAVFGDNTPAISATKAMTGHSLGAAGAHEAIYSLLMLEHGIIAPSINIDALDEKAQGMNIITEPTERELKTVMSNSFGFGGTNASLVMRKYSN encoded by the coding sequence ATGAAACGTGCAGTAATCACTGGTCTGGGTATTGTCTCTAGTATTGGTAATAACCAGAAAGAGGTGCTGGAATCGCTGAAAGAAGGTCGCTCCGGGATAACTTTCTCAGAAAAATTCAAAGAAATGGGGATGCGCAGCCATGTCTGGGGCAATGTAAAACTGGATACTTCTGGTTTGATTGACCGCAAGACGCTCCGTTTTATGAGTGATGCCTCTATTTATGCTTATCTGGCGATGGATGAAGCCATCAAAGATTCTGGCCTGTCCGATGAACAAGTGTCTGATTTTCGTACCGGATTGGTTGTCGGTTCCGGGGGCGGTTCTCCCTATAACCAGGTCGCGGGTTCAGATGGGATGCGTGCCCGTGGGTTGCGTGGTGTCGGGCCTTATATGGTGACGCGTGCCATGGCTTCCGGTGTATCAGCTTGCTTGGCAACCCCCTTTAAAATCAAAGGCGTCAACTATTCCATCAGTTCAGCGTGTTCAACGTCTGCTCACTGTATCGGCCATGCCGTTGAATTAATCCAACTGGGTAAGCAAGATATTATTTTTGCCGGCGGTGGTGAAGAACTCAGCTGGGAAATGGCGTGTGAATTTGATGCTATGGGCGCACTGTCTACGAAATATAATGAAACACCAGAACTCGCTTCCCGTACCTATGATCAGAGCCGTGATGGTTTCGTGATCGCAGGCGGTGGTGGTATTGTTGTCGTTGAAGAACTCGAGCACGCATTGGCGCGTGGTGCGCACATTTATGCTGAAATTGTCGGGTATGGCGCAAATTCAGATGGTGCGGATATGGTTGCGCCTTCCGGGGAAGGGGCGGTGCGTTGCATGAAGATGGCGCTAGAAGGCGTTGAAGGTGGCGTCGATTATATCAATACCCACGGAACCTCGACGCCAATTGGCGATTTGAAAGAACTGGAAGCCATTAGAGCGGTTTTTGGTGACAATACACCGGCTATTTCCGCGACTAAAGCAATGACCGGGCATTCATTAGGTGCGGCGGGTGCACATGAAGCGATTTACAGTTTATTGATGCTGGAGCATGGTATTATTGCACCAAGCATTAATATTGATGCGCTGGATGAAAAAGCGCAGGGCATGAATATTATTACTGAACCCACCGAACGCGAGCTAAAAACAGTGATGTCTAATAGCTTCGGCTTCGGTGGTACAAATGCATCCCTGGTGATGCGCAAGTATTCAAACTGA
- a CDS encoding tripartite tricarboxylate transporter permease, with translation MDTWLYLSQGFEVALVPKNLLIALIGCFIGTVVGLLPGLGPINGVAILLPLAFALKLPAESALILLATVYIGCEYGGRISSILLNVPGDAAAIMTALDGHPMAKQGRAGVALSISAVSSFCGSLLAITGIILFAPLLARWSLAFGPAEYFALMVFAIACLGSMMSQNPIKSLFAALIGLGLATVGVDANTGVYRFTFDNVHLSDGIQFIVVVIGLFSVSEILLMLESTASGQKAIKKTGRLLFNRKEAAMCVGPTLRSSVIGFFVGILPGAGATIASAITYMTEKRLSGNSDSFGKGDIRGVAAPEAANNASACGSFIPMLTLGVPGSGTTAVMLGALTLYNITPGPAMFTEQPDIVWGLIAALLIANVLLLIMNIPMIGVFTRMLSIPTWFLVPAIAIVSAVGVYAVHSTTFDLMLMVGLGVFGYLLRKMNFPMSPLILGFVLGEMLEQNLRRALSISNGNFAILWSSNIAQILLALAVMVIVIPPVLRIMKKRRNNNT, from the coding sequence ATGGATACTTGGTTATATCTGAGCCAGGGCTTTGAAGTGGCGTTAGTCCCCAAAAATTTGCTCATTGCTCTGATCGGCTGTTTTATTGGTACGGTGGTGGGATTATTGCCCGGACTTGGTCCCATTAATGGGGTTGCGATCTTACTCCCACTGGCTTTTGCCCTCAAATTGCCGGCCGAATCCGCCTTAATTTTACTGGCAACGGTCTACATTGGCTGCGAATATGGCGGTCGTATATCTTCTATCTTACTGAATGTGCCGGGGGACGCAGCCGCTATCATGACCGCCCTGGACGGCCACCCAATGGCAAAACAGGGGCGAGCCGGCGTGGCTCTGTCGATTTCTGCCGTCAGTTCATTTTGTGGCTCACTTCTGGCTATCACTGGCATTATTTTATTTGCCCCCCTGCTTGCACGATGGTCTTTAGCGTTCGGGCCGGCGGAATATTTTGCATTGATGGTTTTTGCGATCGCCTGTCTCGGCAGTATGATGAGCCAAAATCCCATAAAATCACTCTTTGCAGCCTTAATTGGCTTAGGTTTGGCAACGGTAGGCGTCGATGCCAATACCGGTGTTTATCGTTTCACTTTTGATAACGTGCATCTCTCCGATGGGATCCAATTTATCGTTGTTGTCATCGGGTTATTTTCCGTCAGTGAAATATTATTGATGCTGGAGAGTACGGCATCCGGCCAAAAAGCGATTAAAAAAACAGGGCGTTTGCTATTTAATCGAAAAGAAGCCGCCATGTGTGTCGGGCCAACGTTACGTTCTTCCGTGATTGGTTTCTTCGTGGGAATATTACCTGGTGCCGGAGCAACAATCGCCAGCGCCATCACTTACATGACCGAAAAACGACTCAGCGGTAACAGTGATTCATTTGGTAAAGGGGATATCCGGGGGGTCGCCGCTCCCGAAGCGGCTAACAACGCCTCAGCATGTGGTTCATTTATCCCTATGCTGACTCTCGGTGTTCCCGGTTCAGGAACAACCGCGGTCATGCTCGGTGCTTTGACGCTTTATAACATTACGCCTGGCCCTGCGATGTTCACCGAACAACCGGATATCGTCTGGGGGTTGATTGCGGCGTTGTTGATTGCCAATGTGTTATTACTGATTATGAATATCCCGATGATTGGGGTATTTACCCGCATGTTGAGTATCCCAACCTGGTTTTTAGTGCCTGCAATCGCTATCGTTTCTGCGGTCGGCGTCTACGCGGTTCATAGCACGACGTTTGATTTGATGCTGATGGTGGGATTAGGTGTTTTTGGTTACCTACTGCGAAAAATGAATTTTCCCATGTCCCCATTGATCCTGGGATTCGTCTTAGGTGAAATGTTGGAACAAAATCTACGGCGGGCATTATCCATCAGTAATGGAAATTTTGCGATCCTATGGAGTAGCAATATTGCTCAAATTTTGCTGGCTCTGGCGGTTATGGTGATCGTTATCCCGCCCGTTTTACGCATCATGAAGAAACGCCGCAACAACAACACATAA
- a CDS encoding tripartite tricarboxylate transporter TctB family protein, which produces MSDRIFATVWLVLCGIGLVVGWGIHSEYSYEPLGPRPFPITIISLMALCALLLLFKKPDSVHWPTPPVLRRLVLLIATLAAYAGLFEWLGFPLATLLLTFSVARLFNASLLAAMMSGVFLSGSLFFAFDRLLDVTLPVGSWLS; this is translated from the coding sequence ATGAGTGATCGTATCTTTGCTACGGTATGGCTTGTGCTATGTGGGATAGGACTGGTCGTCGGCTGGGGAATTCATAGCGAATATAGCTATGAGCCCCTCGGCCCGCGCCCCTTCCCCATCACGATTATTTCATTAATGGCACTCTGTGCTTTACTGTTGCTATTCAAAAAACCGGACTCCGTGCACTGGCCGACACCTCCCGTGTTACGTCGCCTGGTGTTATTGATTGCTACGTTAGCCGCTTACGCAGGGTTATTTGAGTGGCTAGGTTTTCCATTAGCAACTCTATTACTGACTTTCAGTGTAGCGCGACTCTTTAACGCGAGTCTCCTTGCCGCCATGATGTCAGGTGTCTTTCTCAGTGGCTCCCTCTTTTTTGCCTTTGATCGTCTGTTAGATGTCACTCTGCCGGTTGGCAGTTGGCTCAGTTAA
- a CDS encoding Bug family tripartite tricarboxylate transporter substrate binding protein codes for MNAFKILFTAANLLIATCAFATSAPGRTECIAPAKPGGGFDLTCKLVQISLLETQAINAPMRVTFMPGGVGAVAYNAIVAQRPAEPGTIVAFSGGSLLNLAQGKFGRYNVNNVRWLASVGTDYGMIAVRHDSPYQTLTDLMNAFKKAPDSIVFGAGASIGSQDWMKTALLAKEVGVNPRKMRYVAFEGGGEPITALLGNHIQVVSGDLSETLPYLNGNKIRILAIYADKRLDGALANIPTAKEQGYNLVWPVIRGFYMGPNVSDEQYQWWVDTFKKLQQTDEFKQQRELRGLFDFDMTGKELDDYVKKQTVQYHEMAKSFGLAK; via the coding sequence ATGAACGCTTTCAAAATATTATTCACTGCCGCAAACCTGCTTATTGCGACCTGCGCTTTTGCAACCTCTGCCCCTGGCAGAACCGAATGTATTGCCCCTGCCAAACCCGGAGGGGGATTTGATTTAACCTGCAAACTGGTTCAAATTTCACTATTAGAAACTCAAGCCATCAACGCCCCTATGCGGGTCACCTTTATGCCGGGCGGTGTCGGGGCAGTTGCCTATAATGCCATCGTTGCCCAACGACCTGCTGAACCCGGCACGATTGTTGCCTTTTCCGGCGGCTCTTTATTGAATCTTGCTCAAGGCAAATTTGGTCGCTACAACGTCAATAATGTGCGCTGGCTGGCCAGTGTCGGTACAGACTATGGCATGATTGCGGTGCGCCATGATTCCCCTTACCAGACACTGACCGATTTGATGAACGCGTTCAAAAAAGCACCTGATAGCATCGTGTTCGGTGCGGGTGCGTCCATCGGCAGTCAAGACTGGATGAAAACCGCTTTACTGGCAAAAGAGGTGGGCGTTAATCCTCGCAAAATGCGTTATGTCGCGTTCGAAGGCGGGGGAGAACCTATCACTGCGCTATTAGGCAACCATATCCAGGTTGTCTCCGGGGATCTGAGTGAAACGCTACCTTACCTCAATGGCAATAAGATCCGCATACTCGCTATTTATGCTGATAAACGCCTAGACGGTGCACTGGCAAATATCCCAACAGCTAAAGAACAGGGTTATAACCTCGTCTGGCCTGTCATTCGTGGCTTTTATATGGGTCCCAACGTGTCTGATGAACAATATCAATGGTGGGTTGATACCTTTAAGAAACTCCAACAAACGGATGAATTTAAGCAACAACGTGAATTACGCGGGTTATTTGATTTCGATATGACGGGCAAAGAACTGGATGACTATGTGAAAAAACAAACCGTTCAGTACCATGAAATGGCTAAATCCTTTGGGTTAGCAAAATAA
- a CDS encoding ArsR/SmtB family transcription factor, which produces MIKHHPDRNQIRLEHVLTALGNPMRMTVVHVLADGGEHTCGSVLNGVSKSTLTHHWRVLRDSGVIWQKPSGRENLLSLRREDLDTRFPGLLASFLTATEEDQLTGTTIKQYIPDA; this is translated from the coding sequence ATGATAAAACATCATCCAGATCGTAATCAGATACGGCTTGAACATGTACTTACAGCATTAGGTAACCCAATGCGAATGACTGTTGTTCATGTGCTGGCCGATGGAGGAGAACATACTTGTGGCTCTGTTCTTAATGGTGTATCCAAATCAACGCTAACTCATCACTGGCGAGTTCTCCGTGATAGTGGGGTTATCTGGCAAAAACCTTCAGGTAGAGAAAATCTGCTATCTCTTCGCAGAGAAGACCTAGACACCCGTTTCCCTGGACTACTTGCCTCATTTCTTACCGCTACAGAAGAGGATCAACTAACAGGAACGACTATCAAACAATATATTCCAGATGCCTGA